One window from the genome of Lentibacillus daqui encodes:
- a CDS encoding enoyl-CoA hydratase, whose protein sequence is MDVNKATNVGNVVLNRFGSVAQLTLSRPTALNALTWEMYQKLEEYLEILAEDSSIRVLIIRGDGEKALAAGTDINQFKNFTGEDGVDYERKIDRIINKLERFPKPTIAAVHGYAVGGGMIMATACDLRYATSKARFGAPMARTLGNCLSLDNYQRLVRELGAMKTKELLYTARIISAKEAFSNNFITDIFEEQIFFDKVFEIATKISGNAPSTVDATKEAFNRLNKNNSLTNSAQEFNDIISKVYGSKNFAEGVAAHMEKRSPVWQEK, encoded by the coding sequence ATGGATGTTAATAAAGCTACTAATGTAGGGAATGTTGTTCTTAATCGTTTTGGTTCAGTTGCTCAATTAACTTTGTCACGACCTACAGCGCTTAATGCTTTGACTTGGGAAATGTACCAAAAGTTGGAAGAATATCTAGAGATTCTTGCCGAAGATTCTTCCATTCGTGTTTTAATAATTCGGGGTGACGGGGAGAAGGCATTAGCGGCAGGTACGGATATTAACCAATTTAAAAACTTCACTGGTGAAGATGGGGTTGATTATGAACGGAAAATAGACCGCATCATTAATAAGTTGGAAAGATTCCCAAAACCAACAATAGCAGCAGTTCATGGATATGCAGTTGGAGGTGGTATGATTATGGCAACAGCATGTGATTTACGCTATGCAACTTCAAAGGCACGTTTTGGTGCACCAATGGCCCGAACACTTGGGAATTGTTTAAGCTTAGATAATTATCAAAGATTGGTTAGGGAATTAGGGGCTATGAAAACCAAGGAATTACTCTATACTGCTCGCATTATTTCTGCAAAGGAAGCATTTTCAAACAATTTTATAACAGATATTTTTGAAGAACAGATATTTTTTGATAAAGTATTTGAAATTGCTACTAAAATAAGTGGAAATGCCCCATCTACCGTGGATGCAACAAAAGAAGCATTTAACAGATTAAACAAAAATAACAGTTTAACAAATTCTGCGCAAGAATTTAATGATATTATCTCGAAAGTGTATGGTAGTAAAAATTTTGCTGAAGGGGTTGCTGCACATATGGAGAAGCGTTCTCCAGTATGGCAAGAAAAGTAA
- a CDS encoding DUF5058 family protein: MPKEVKEIAGSVSLWIIAFAVISIVIFQCIIFMRIAKKTAPEVGMTSIEVKKAIKTGFISSLGPSFGIAIVIISLIKLLGSPITMMRIGIIGSASTEAGAAEVGAKAFGVSLGSDAFIAEAFTTVVWTMCVGGMGWLFFAFFFTKSLGTVQTKLANKNPKAMAIVSSAAMMGAFGYLAIEKMVISLSYAVSGLAGLIMMFILLGIAKKTNKAWIKEWALGIAMVVGMACGYCVSFV; this comes from the coding sequence TTGCCAAAAGAAGTGAAAGAAATAGCCGGTTCTGTTTCACTTTGGATAATAGCATTTGCTGTTATATCCATTGTTATTTTTCAATGTATTATTTTTATGCGGATAGCTAAAAAAACTGCACCAGAAGTAGGTATGACCTCCATAGAGGTAAAAAAGGCAATTAAGACTGGGTTTATTAGTTCATTGGGTCCATCCTTTGGGATTGCGATTGTAATTATTTCACTAATTAAGTTGCTTGGCTCTCCAATAACCATGATGAGAATTGGTATCATTGGTTCTGCATCAACTGAAGCGGGAGCAGCTGAAGTGGGAGCCAAGGCATTTGGTGTTAGTTTAGGTAGTGATGCATTTATTGCAGAAGCTTTTACAACCGTGGTTTGGACAATGTGTGTAGGAGGTATGGGGTGGCTATTTTTTGCCTTCTTTTTCACAAAGTCCCTTGGAACCGTGCAGACAAAGTTAGCAAATAAAAACCCAAAAGCAATGGCCATAGTTTCTTCAGCAGCCATGATGGGTGCCTTCGGATATTTGGCAATTGAGAAAATGGTTATTAGTCTTAGTTACGCTGTTTCAGGTTTAGCGGGACTAATAATGATGTTCATCCTTTTGGGAATAGCTAAAAAAACTAATAAAGCATGGATAAAAGAATGGGCTTTGGGGATTGCAATGGTGGTTGGTATGGCCTGTGGGTACTGTGTTTCCTTTGTATGA
- a CDS encoding glycerate kinase has protein sequence MSPLNTTTYGTVHLIIQVFDDGVSKFIIGLGDQRQIGGILRPLEPR, from the coding sequence ATATCACCCTTAAACACAACTACTTATGGTACAGTACACCTAATCATACAAGTCTTTGATGATGGGGTCTCCAAATTCATAATTGGCCTGGGGGATCAACGACAAATTGGAGGGATCCTCAGGCCCTTGGAACCTAGATAA
- a CDS encoding M20 metallopeptidase family protein — protein MFEKLFSRLEELYPELVDFRRDLHMYPELSHKEINTPKKIADFLSNLGLEVRTEVGGRGVVGILKGGKPGKTIALRADFDALPIQDQKEVEYKSRIPGVMHACGHDLHTAGLLGVAKVLSENREELEGSVVFVHQFAEEVIPGGAKFMVEDGCLDGVDVVYGAHVSSTDPLGVVGVREGNAMANGDMFEIEITGKGGHAASPHLAVDPLVVGSQLHLNLQQIVSRQVNPVKPAVVTVTSINGGEGFNVIPDKVKLTGTVRTFDEDVRDWIESSIGQIANTTCSGMGASVKYNYVRGYPAVKNNPRETARVEKIAKRLFGEEKVQQIPTQMGMEDFAYYLKELPGTFFWVGGAMENKEEVYPHHHPRFNVQEKAILYIGKLFIATVFDYLSKEKKEDLSEVNS, from the coding sequence GTGTTTGAAAAACTATTTTCCAGATTAGAGGAACTATATCCCGAGTTAGTAGATTTTAGAAGGGACCTTCATATGTATCCGGAATTGTCACATAAAGAAATTAATACTCCGAAAAAGATTGCAGATTTTTTAAGCAATTTAGGGCTAGAAGTTAGAACTGAAGTTGGAGGTCGAGGCGTAGTTGGAATATTAAAAGGTGGCAAGCCTGGAAAAACAATCGCTTTACGTGCAGACTTTGATGCACTTCCAATTCAGGATCAAAAAGAGGTGGAATATAAATCTCGTATACCAGGTGTAATGCACGCATGTGGCCATGACCTACATACTGCTGGGTTGCTCGGTGTTGCAAAGGTTTTAAGTGAGAATCGTGAAGAATTAGAAGGAAGTGTTGTTTTTGTTCATCAATTTGCCGAAGAAGTAATTCCTGGCGGAGCTAAGTTCATGGTTGAGGATGGTTGCCTAGATGGTGTTGATGTTGTCTATGGTGCCCATGTTAGCTCAACTGACCCACTAGGCGTTGTTGGAGTCAGGGAAGGTAATGCAATGGCTAATGGAGATATGTTTGAAATAGAAATTACAGGAAAAGGAGGACATGCTGCTTCACCACATTTAGCAGTGGATCCTTTGGTCGTGGGAAGTCAATTACATTTAAACTTACAGCAAATTGTAAGTCGTCAAGTAAACCCTGTTAAACCTGCAGTTGTTACCGTAACCTCCATAAACGGTGGGGAGGGTTTTAACGTAATACCTGATAAAGTAAAACTTACTGGAACAGTAAGAACCTTTGATGAAGACGTACGTGACTGGATAGAAAGTTCTATTGGACAAATCGCTAATACAACTTGCAGTGGAATGGGGGCTTCCGTCAAATATAACTATGTCCGGGGTTATCCGGCAGTAAAAAACAATCCTAGGGAGACTGCTCGAGTTGAAAAAATTGCCAAAAGACTTTTTGGTGAAGAAAAAGTTCAGCAAATTCCGACACAAATGGGTATGGAGGACTTCGCTTATTATTTAAAGGAACTACCGGGTACATTTTTCTGGGTCGGGGGAGCTATGGAGAATAAGGAAGAGGTCTATCCACATCATCATCCGCGTTTTAATGTACAAGAAAAAGCAATTTTATATATCGGGAAATTATTTATCGCCACTGTTTTTGATTATTTATCAAAGGAAAAGAAAGAAGATTTATCAGAAGTAAATAGTTAG
- a CDS encoding GntP family permease: protein MSTIYVLLVLFIVIIAMIFFISVVKLHPVISILLAAIALGIGLKIPWGELEGVINSGFASTIEDIAIVIVLGSLLGKILEETGAAYKLTNSTVNMVGEKRVIWAIGISSLILGIPIFADTVVILLIPVVSILAQKTGRSMMSYGGALYIGALVTSSLVPPTPGPIAAAALLGTQLSEAILWGTIVAVPSVLVAVAYCNILKEKVLPKKEYLSANNYSEEKLPKLTSSLAPIFLPLILIVGNNVINTLNPETTFANFFSFIGSPLAALLSGCILSLILTGKKWKSKEVLNDWVESSLSTAAMPIVVTGMGGALAEFIKESGVAENIGEIVGNANFPGILIPIIIAALIHVITGSNTLGVMTAAALVEPMLGGFGISSLAAFLGCGTGALMFKHTNSSGFWVTVTLSNMNVKQGIKSVSVGSTIAGGVGAVITIVLHYTGVI from the coding sequence ATGTCAACCATTTATGTTCTGTTAGTTCTGTTTATAGTTATTATTGCTATGATTTTCTTTATATCTGTAGTAAAGCTTCATCCTGTAATAAGTATTCTTTTAGCAGCTATTGCACTTGGTATTGGTTTAAAAATACCATGGGGAGAGCTTGAAGGTGTTATCAATTCTGGTTTTGCTTCTACAATTGAAGACATTGCTATTGTAATTGTATTAGGATCTTTACTGGGAAAAATACTTGAGGAGACTGGTGCAGCATATAAACTAACGAATTCTACTGTGAATATGGTCGGGGAAAAACGAGTGATATGGGCTATAGGAATTAGTTCCCTAATTTTGGGAATCCCAATATTTGCGGATACGGTGGTAATACTTTTAATCCCAGTAGTTTCGATTCTCGCACAAAAAACCGGAAGGTCTATGATGTCTTATGGGGGCGCATTATATATAGGTGCTCTCGTAACCTCATCACTCGTTCCTCCGACCCCTGGCCCCATAGCAGCTGCTGCCTTATTAGGTACGCAACTTTCTGAGGCAATTCTATGGGGAACTATAGTCGCGGTACCAAGTGTTCTTGTTGCTGTAGCTTATTGTAATATATTAAAAGAAAAGGTGTTACCAAAAAAAGAGTATTTAAGCGCAAATAATTACAGTGAAGAAAAGCTTCCGAAATTAACAAGTTCTTTAGCGCCAATATTTCTCCCTTTGATTCTTATAGTTGGGAATAATGTTATTAATACTCTAAATCCAGAAACCACCTTTGCAAACTTTTTCTCATTTATTGGCTCCCCACTTGCCGCATTGTTATCAGGATGCATACTGTCCTTGATTTTAACAGGGAAGAAGTGGAAATCAAAAGAAGTATTAAATGATTGGGTGGAAAGTAGCCTTAGCACAGCAGCTATGCCGATTGTGGTGACAGGTATGGGGGGAGCATTGGCGGAATTCATTAAGGAATCTGGAGTTGCTGAGAATATTGGGGAAATCGTTGGGAATGCAAATTTTCCTGGTATATTGATACCTATTATTATTGCAGCATTAATTCATGTTATTACCGGATCAAATACTTTAGGTGTAATGACTGCTGCTGCACTTGTTGAACCGATGTTAGGTGGATTTGGTATTTCATCTCTCGCTGCTTTTCTCGGTTGTGGAACAGGTGCACTTATGTTTAAACATACAAATTCCAGTGGTTTTTGGGTAACAGTGACGCTCTCGAATATGAACGTGAAACAGGGTATAAAAAGTGTAAGTGTGGGTTCTACAATTGCCGGAGGGGTTGGTGCTGTGATTACAATAGTTCTTCATTATACAGGAGTTATTTGA
- a CDS encoding CaiB/BaiF CoA transferase family protein, translated as MEPIKGLKVLDLSQIMAGPYCTMVLSDLGAEVTKIEKINGGDDSRQMGPYVEGESTCFFQINRNKKSLALNLKSQEGKEVFYKLAKKADVIVENFRPGVTKSLMIDYQTIKELNSGIIYCSISGYGQTGPYSHKGGFDLVAQGMTGLMDMTGVKGGRPMKAGIAVYDIGAGITASYAILAAYVHKMKTGKGQLVDVSLAEVGLPWFAWEAASYFSKGTIPEPTGWRHRVSAPYQAVQTKDGYMILGCANQRTWEKFARDVAGKEEWIDDPRYKTNLLRHEHVEELERDIETVLMTEEKAYWLEACDKAGVPAGPINNFAEAVEDPHYRARDMIQEVEHPIMGRMKTIGIPTKFSETPGTINTASPLHGEHTVEILKKLGYGDDEIMEMEDKGLIKLQDGTLLRK; from the coding sequence GTGGAACCGATAAAAGGTTTAAAAGTATTGGATTTATCCCAAATTATGGCTGGGCCGTACTGTACGATGGTCCTTTCCGATCTTGGAGCTGAAGTTACAAAGATAGAAAAAATAAATGGCGGTGATGATTCACGTCAGATGGGTCCCTATGTAGAAGGAGAATCCACTTGTTTTTTTCAAATTAATAGAAATAAGAAGAGCCTGGCGTTGAATTTAAAAAGCCAGGAAGGAAAAGAAGTCTTTTATAAACTTGCCAAAAAGGCAGATGTCATTGTTGAAAATTTTCGGCCCGGTGTCACCAAATCACTAATGATTGATTATCAGACAATAAAGGAATTAAACTCCGGGATTATCTACTGTTCTATCTCGGGTTACGGTCAGACCGGACCTTATTCTCATAAAGGTGGTTTTGATTTAGTAGCCCAAGGAATGACAGGACTAATGGATATGACTGGAGTGAAAGGAGGAAGACCAATGAAGGCAGGAATTGCCGTGTATGACATAGGGGCAGGGATAACGGCGAGTTATGCTATCTTAGCAGCTTATGTTCACAAAATGAAAACGGGAAAAGGCCAACTTGTTGATGTTTCTTTGGCCGAAGTAGGTCTCCCATGGTTTGCATGGGAAGCGGCATCCTATTTTTCAAAAGGAACTATACCTGAACCAACCGGTTGGCGCCATCGTGTTTCAGCACCGTATCAGGCTGTTCAGACAAAAGATGGGTATATGATATTAGGTTGTGCTAATCAAAGAACGTGGGAGAAATTCGCTAGAGACGTTGCGGGAAAAGAGGAATGGATTGATGACCCCCGTTACAAAACGAATCTTCTCCGACATGAACATGTAGAAGAACTTGAGAGGGACATTGAAACCGTACTTATGACAGAGGAGAAAGCTTATTGGCTGGAAGCATGTGACAAGGCGGGGGTTCCGGCTGGTCCAATCAATAACTTTGCAGAAGCTGTAGAAGATCCACATTATCGGGCGCGAGACATGATTCAGGAAGTAGAGCACCCAATTATGGGACGCATGAAAACGATTGGTATTCCGACTAAGTTTTCAGAAACACCAGGTACTATTAATACTGCATCTCCATTACATGGAGAACACACAGTAGAGATTTTGAAGAAATTAGGATATGGTGACGACGAAATTATGGAGATGGAGGATAAAGGTTTAATTAAGCTACAAGACGGTACTTTATTAAGAAAGTAG
- a CDS encoding small-conductance mechanosensitive channel, with protein sequence MVICNFSQNFALTWEEKIMNVSPEKISTKRVGIKHTDSMSIFHNKAHFWGRLTLMATILASLSAPVYLSFVMGFHPGWGPIIAGVIGYAGFIGVMWVIEPITYYPILGIAGTYLAFLSGNISNLCLPCSAAAQEAIGAEMGSRKAEIAGVFGIAIACLVNTLVIVFVILGGSYIIEMLPPVVEEAFDFVLPAIFGAVLGQFAFKTPLYGVIGLLIGLAVLLSPVFGLIKIAVSVAITITLILYIEKMKEKRENA encoded by the coding sequence TTGGTTATCTGTAATTTTAGTCAAAATTTTGCCTTGACATGGGAGGAAAAAATAATGAATGTCAGTCCAGAAAAGATTAGTACAAAGAGAGTAGGTATAAAACATACAGATAGCATGAGTATATTTCATAATAAAGCACACTTTTGGGGACGTTTAACATTAATGGCAACTATTTTAGCCTCTTTATCGGCTCCGGTATATTTATCCTTCGTTATGGGTTTTCATCCAGGGTGGGGGCCAATAATTGCTGGAGTTATTGGCTATGCAGGATTTATTGGAGTGATGTGGGTTATAGAGCCGATTACGTATTATCCGATTTTGGGAATAGCAGGAACGTATTTGGCTTTCTTATCTGGAAATATTTCTAATCTTTGCCTTCCATGTTCTGCTGCTGCCCAAGAAGCGATAGGAGCTGAAATGGGATCCCGAAAGGCCGAAATTGCTGGAGTATTCGGAATCGCAATTGCTTGTTTAGTAAATACATTAGTTATTGTTTTCGTAATTTTAGGCGGATCGTATATTATTGAAATGTTACCACCAGTAGTTGAAGAGGCGTTTGATTTTGTTTTACCAGCAATTTTTGGTGCCGTCCTTGGTCAATTTGCTTTTAAAACACCTTTATACGGGGTAATTGGTCTTTTGATAGGGTTAGCTGTACTATTATCTCCGGTTTTTGGGCTTATCAAAATTGCTGTTTCAGTGGCAATTACTATAACCCTTATCCTTTATATCGAAAAGATGAAAGAAAAACGGGAAAATGCATAG
- a CDS encoding GntR family transcriptional regulator, translating to MEGLTVSQPLYQQVYEGIKRSILKGDFQPGEKVVAAKLAEKYKISRTPLREALRQLEIEGLLVQGRLGLHVVKLDSEDFQELYECRLILETEIIKMAVDKITDKQLGEMNDLLNKADQVLEKRGYLQLLELNTIFHEKIFEASPNKRIVNLVQQVRTFLLIYRANILRDYQRNYDINWEHRKIYEALVERNRSKAVKTIEMHIKNDLIRGLGIIIE from the coding sequence ATGGAAGGATTGACAGTTTCCCAGCCTTTATATCAACAAGTATATGAAGGCATTAAACGATCAATTTTAAAAGGAGATTTTCAACCGGGTGAAAAAGTAGTCGCTGCAAAATTGGCTGAAAAATACAAAATTAGTCGTACTCCATTGCGTGAAGCACTTAGGCAATTAGAAATTGAAGGGTTGCTTGTGCAAGGACGTTTAGGATTACATGTGGTTAAACTAGATTCTGAAGACTTTCAAGAATTATACGAGTGCCGTTTAATACTTGAAACAGAAATTATAAAGATGGCTGTAGATAAAATTACAGACAAACAGCTTGGCGAAATGAACGATTTACTTAACAAAGCTGATCAAGTATTAGAGAAACGAGGGTACTTGCAACTTTTGGAGTTGAACACGATTTTTCACGAAAAAATATTTGAAGCTAGTCCAAATAAACGTATAGTTAATTTAGTACAGCAAGTTCGAACTTTTTTGCTCATTTACCGTGCGAATATACTAAGGGACTATCAACGCAATTATGATATTAATTGGGAACATAGGAAAATATATGAGGCATTGGTTGAAAGGAATCGAAGTAAAGCAGTCAAAACGATTGAAATGCATATAAAAAATGATCTAATAAGGGGACTTGGGATTATTATAGAATAA